From one Mytilus edulis chromosome 1, xbMytEdul2.2, whole genome shotgun sequence genomic stretch:
- the LOC139523662 gene encoding alpha-L-fucosidase-like — MAALYLFLLLYCSLSTFGQRYQPTWESLESRPLPDWYDEAKLGIFMHWGVFSVPSYSAVWFWNYWKNGHRDIVNFMKRNYRPDFTYADFAADFKAEFYDPKRWAATLEASGAKYVVLVSKHHEGFTNWPSNYSWNWNSYDVGPHRDLVGELADAIRNTTNLRFGLYHSLLEWYNPLYLRDKANNFTTQDFVKFKSMPELYELVNRYKPEVVWSDGEWEAPDTYWTSKEFLAWLYNDSPVKDTVVTNDRWGKGDMCHHGGYFTCHDKYLPTTLQKRKFENAWTIDKNHWGFRRDARIEDFYSTRELIATFAQTVSCGGNMLMNVGPTSYGTIQPVYEERLLQFGKWMRINGEAIYSSKPWTVQQDNATQTCWYTMKKTETGTNVYAIILEWPDTNYLYLKAPTSSSSTLITMLGYQDYNFSYSKVQPSGVNITMPNISFSKIPSTDAWVFKMTDIAN; from the coding sequence ATGGCTGCTCTATATTTGTTCCTGCTATTATATTGCTCTTTGTCAACGTTCGGCCAGAGATACCAACCAACCTGGGAATCTCTGGAAAGCCGACCCCTTCCGGACTGGTACGACGAAGCAAAACTTGGCATATTTATGCACTGGGGAGTTTTCTCTGTTCCTAGTTACAGTGCAGTATGGTTCTGGAATTATTGGAAAAATGGACACCGAGACATTGTCAACTTTATGAAGCGCAACTATCGCCCTGATTTTACATATGCCGACTTTGCAGCAGACTTTAAAGCAGAATTTTATGATCCTAAAAGATGGGCAGCAACATTAGAAGCATCTGGAGCTAAATATGTTGTTTTAGTTTCTAAACATCACGAAGGATTTACCAATTGGCCGTCTAATTATTCTTGGAACTGGAATTCCTATGACGTTGGTCCACACAGGGACCTGGTGGGGGAACTTGCTGATGCTATTCGCAATACAACAAATCTGCGATTTGGACTGTATCATTCTCTGTTAGAATGGTATAACCCGTTATATCTTAGAGACAAAGCAAACAATTTTACAACACAAGATTTTGTGAAATTTAAATCAATGCCAGAACTATACGAGCTTGTGAATAGATATAAACCCGAAGTAGTTTGGTCGGACGGGGAGTGGGAAGCACCGGACACATATTGGACGTCAAAGGAATTCTTAGCTTGGCTGTACAATGACAGCCCAGTGAAGGACACGGTTGTCACTAATGATCGTTGGGGCAAAGGCGACATGTGTCATCATGGCGGGTACTTCACGTGTCATGACAAATATCTTCCTACAACTCTCCAGAAAAGGAAGTTCGAAAATGCATGGACAATAGACAAAAACCATTGGGGGTTTCGAAGAGATGCTCGAATAGAGGACTTTTATTCAACACGAGAACTTATTGCAACGTTTGCACAAACTGTAAGTTGTGGAGGTAATATGCTTATGAACGTTGGACCAACTAGTTATGGGACTATACAACCAGTTTATGAAGAAAGACTTCTACAGTTTGGAAAATGGATGAGAATAAATGGCGAAGCCATCTATAGTTCAAAACCGTGGACAGTTCAACAAGACAATGCTACTCAGACATGTTGGTATACAATGAAAAAGACTGAAACTGGTACAAATGTTTATGCAATTATACTGGAGTGGCCAGATacaaattatttgtatttaaaggcACCGACCTCAAGTAGCAGCACATTGATAACAATGCTAGGGTATCAAGATTATAACTTTAGTTATTCAAAGGTGCAGCCGTCTGGTGTGAATATAACAATGCCAAATATTTCTTTTTCGAAGATACCAAGCACTGATGCTTGGGTTTTCAAGATGACTGATATAGCGAATTAG